The genomic segment actattcATGATTGTCTACCCAAAGAAAAAGGCCTATAGCCTTTAAACAAACTACCCAGGAAGGAAGAGCTCAGATATAAATGTAGTATCTCTGAGCAAAGCTCCTGGATTAAATGGGctagatttaaatgattttaactcCAATTTATATCACATAAGTTGTTTTAGGTGCTGGCTGATTTGACACTTTAATGTAAATGTGTTGTAAATTCAAACCATAGTTAAGAACATGCTGTACTAAAAATCCTATCTTCATGCATGTTTAAAATTGTTCTGCTTATCTCACTGTTTATGCAGATTAAAGACAGAGTATTTGATCAGATCAGTGATGCCCCATCAAACCCTCATCAGACAGAGTATCAAAGATCAACACAAAACCTGCATGAAAAACaagtatgagagattatttgagggaatcAAGCTAGAAGGGAATCAAACTCTTCTGAACAGGATCTACACACAGCTGTACATCATAGagggagagagtgaaggagtgaatgaagaacacgaggttttacagatggagaaaacAGCCAGAACACAAGACACTCCAatctactgcaatgacatcttcAAACCCTTACATCAATCAGAATATAAGGTGAAGGACAAAATCAAGACTGTTCTgactaaaggcatcgctggaattgggaaaaccgtctctgtgcagaagttcattctggactggaGTGAAGGAAAAGccaatcaggatgtagatttgatgtttgtgcttccatttcgagagctgaacttgattaaagatcatcagtacagtcttcacagacttctgctggactttcatcctgatCTTCAAGATCTGCACTCACAGATTTATGAGGAGTGTAaagttgtgttcatctttgatggtctggatgaaagcagaatgaCGCTGAAGTTTTCAGACATTGAGAGAGTTAGTGATGTGAACGAGTCTTCATCAGTGGATGTGTTGATGTCAAACCTCATCAGaggagatctgcttccctctgctcacatctggatcacctccagaccagcagcaaCTAATCAGATCCCCTCCGAATACATCAGCCGTCTGACAGAGATTCAGGGCTTCAATGAgtctcagaaggaggaatatttcaggaagagaatcagtgatgagcatcaagccagcagaatcatctcccacatcagaagaACCAGAAGCCTCCACATCATGTGTCACAtccccgtcttctgctggatctcagcCACTGTGCTTCAAAACCTCCTGAATCAAGATGACGGagcagaaatccctcaaactctgactgaaatgtacatccacttcctgctgacTCAGATCAGCATGAGGAATCAGAAGTATGATGAGAGAGATCGagagaaactcctgcagtccaacagagACATGATTGTGAAACTTGCTGAACTGGCTTTCACACAGCTAATGgagggcaatgtgatgttctatgaggaggacctgattgagagcggcaTTGATGTCAGGGATGCCTCGGTGTACTCTGGGATTTGCACTGAGATATTCAAGGAGGAATCAGTGGTTCACCAGAGGAAAGTCTACTGCTTCATTCATTTGAGCTTTCAGGAGTTTTTAGCTGCATTGTATGTGTTTTACTGCCATGTCAATAATAAATCACTGAAGTTGTTTCAGAAGGAAGGATTTCTGGATAAGCTACTTAAGTCATCAGTTGATGAATCATTACAGAGTGAAAATGGACACCTGGATCTTTTCCTGCGGTTCCTACTGGGCATCTCACTGGAGTCTAATCAGAGACTCTTACAGGATCTTCTGAAACAAATAGAAGACAGCTTAGAGACATTGAAGAACATTACACAGTACATTAAACACAAACTCAAGGGTCAGGAACCTCTCTCAGCTGAACGATgcatcaatctgttcctctgtctgctggaaaTCAAGGATCAGACTCTCTACAGAGAGATTCAAGAGTTTGTCAAATCAAACAATGACTCGGAGTATCTTCTTTCTCTATCTCACTGCTCAACAATCGCCTACATGCTTCAGATATCAGAGGAGGTGCTGAATGAGTTTGATCTGAGGAAATACAACACATCAGATGAAGGGAGAAGGAGACTGATTCCAGCTGTAGTCAACAGCAGAAAAGCTCTGTAAGTACTAATGTATGCAGTGAAACTTTTCTTGCACCTTTTTTTCTGGGTAACTTCAGAATTAGAAGGTCATTGGAAGTTTTAGGTTTAgtcaaataatgttttatgacTTAACTCTTTCGAGTTTTAACTGTATTTAAGCTTAGTAGTAGATTTTGGGGATGCTCCGATCGATCAACCggagatcggtatcggccaaaaatcacatttaatgactcggTACTCGCCAGTCTGGCCAATCTTATGAACTAAGTTCTAAATTGAACGCAAgagtttgtttatgagtttacaagcagacGTAGATCTACATGCGCACTTGGGTTATACAGATAGCATCACTACAACATGTGAGGAGGTAAATGATGCATGGAGGCATAAATGATCATTGCATACGGGTCACAGcagttaaaatatatacaaatgtagTGCGACTTCTGTTTATACAGTTTATTGACACACATGATGCTTTCTTTGTTTCAAACATTGTatatccagtgttttgagctaCTGTGTTGTGAGACAATGCAGCCATGACAAGGGATCAGTACTCagtattggctgcaaaaatcctgatcgtgCATCCCTAGTAGAttttaaggaaatttttatttataaacatctCACTAaatcagtggtctcaaactcattcctggagggccacagctctgtagattttatctccaaccacctcctTACAACTGCTTTATAGTgtttagtagtcttgaacaccctgattagttggatcagctgtgtttgataagggttggagcaaaactgtgcagagctgcggctgtcatatatatatatatatatatataatatatatatatatatatatatatataatatatataattctgacttatttATATACAATAAGCAGTAAAGCTTAATTAGTGGTCTGTAAAGCTATATTAGTGGGCTAATGTAGATAGAATTTGAGGGTATTGGGGATATAGCCTAAGAATATcagcaaaacattttttcagCCTTCATCATGTTGATATAACTAACAGCAGTGTCAAATACATTATATGGCGATATTCAATCCTCTGTTAGAAAAGGTTACAGGCAAACAGTTAGCAGGAGTGTGTGAGGGCAGTATCCCCCCTAATAAGAAACATTTGTGGATTTCTGATGAGTCCAGGCAAATAATAATAGAGTCCATGGCAAAAGTGGCTAGAGTCAGGTGGCTCATGGGCACTCCCGCTGTAGATGGTAACATTTTTCTATACTGAACTTCATTTCATCCTCGTTTACAGGCTTTCTGACTGTAATCTCACTGGTCAGTGCTGTAAAAGTTTGTCTTCATGTCTACAATCCCCAAACTCACTAAGAGAGCTGGACTTGAGTCACAGTtatctgcaggattcaggagtgaagatgctctctgatggactgaagagtccacACTGTCAACTCAACATACTGAGGTAAGAAAGATGATGAAAGTAACATGTATATGTTATCAAAAGTACCCTTTTTTCATACAAAAATTGTTTTACAACACATACAATTTTGtcttttattacagtaaaatatatgaactgtacctgtaattttacctgctcaaagaaaacactctttttaaaTGTGGCAGAGCACATATACGATAAATCACGACAGTAACTAAAAATGACTATGATCCATTACTGAATCAATGCATCTGCATCTGCATCTTGGTGCATTGTAGAAACAATTCATTTCGACACTCCATGTTATGATGTACTGAAACTTTACTGACAACATAACATCAAATTGAACAGAATCAATGACATGATAATCAGAAGACTTGGGACTTCCCTGATGTGAACCCACCATCTACTTTTTTTCATCCTATGTTATAGACTCATTGCCTGCAGTCTCACTGGTCAGTGCTGTGAAAGTTTGTCTTCATGTCTACAATCCTCAAAATCATTGATGGAGCTGGACCTGAGtcacaatgacctgcaggattcaggagtgaagctgctctctgatggactgaagagttgTCAACTCAACACACTGAGGTAAGAAAGAAGGATAAAGATTTGTTTGGGTATGAAATGAAAAAGACCCATTGCAATGGTACCTAATCTGAGAGTTTGTATTAAATCAGCAGAACGACATAAGATTTTGGGATTGTTGTTTGGGATTGATCTGTTGTGTTAAATATTCTTTGGTCTTCAAAACCATAAAAAACACTGATGCTAATTTAACCATTGAAAATATCAATGTACAGAGTTTTGACATGCTTGCTatattatatgtgtatttatgttttgctATGTATTTCTGCATGGATGAAAGggctataatatattataatatcttAGCCTTATTTCTGTAGATTATTCAGATTTACTCCAGATGGTAATTTAAATATTATCCATTTGAATGTTATCAATACTAGGTTTAGAAAATAAAAGACAGCCACTTCATCTGTACTAAACAATATTTCAACCTGTGTTATAGACTCATTGCCTGTAGTCTCACTGATCAGTGCTGTGAAAGACTGTCTTCAtgtctacaatcctcaaactcaCTGATGGAGATGGACCTGAGTCaaaatgacctgcaggattcaggagtgaagctgctctctgCTGGACTGAAGAGTCCACACTGCCAACTCAACATACTGAGGTAAGGATGATTAAGTTCCACATGTTTATGAAATCTGATACCTGATCTTTAATATATCACCAAATACCAGTGCACCTTAAAGAATCCGAGTTTGTACAAGAAAATGATTTAATCACtgaataaaatgtcaaatttgcTAAGAGTGATGATGAACAGACACGATTGCTAAGTTCAGCTAGAGTAACTCTGGGTTCATTCAACTGTGTATAAGTGGTGTACTGAAGCAAACAGTTACAGGAGATGaatgataaaaattaaatgcatattctGTCAACTGATTTTTCCAGTATGAAATAAGTTGTACAATGACTTTCAAAGTCAATTAAAGAGATGTGAtgttgagtgtttgtgtgtgtgtaggttatctggctgtatggtgaccgAGGAAGGCTGTAGTTTTCTGGCTTCAGCTCTgagttcaaacccctcacacctggaagtgctggatctgagctacaatcacccAGGACAATCAttagtcaagctgctctctgatccAAACTACAGACTGGAGAAACTCAAGTATGTTCAATATGTGCACAATGTAATGTTAAAACTTCTTTATATCTACACTAAGTCCAAACCCAATTCTAC from the Danio rerio strain Tuebingen ecotype United States chromosome 17, GRCz12tu, whole genome shotgun sequence genome contains:
- the si:zfos-364h11.1 gene encoding NLR family CARD domain-containing protein 3 isoform X2, which produces MSVCEKREKEEDVHIHKPASPEPSCVSIKSNRSILSPPEFSDGAVTSVPDAACTKSLYKDVQTHKTKSSDLSCVSIKSDRSILSPPEFSDEAVTSDPDAACKKSDFNDVQTHQAKSPEPSCVSIKSDRSILSPPEFSDLAVTSDPELKTEYLIRSVMPHQTLIRQSIKDQHKTCMKNKYERLFEGIKLEGNQTLLNRIYTQLYIIEGESEGVNEEHEVLQMEKTARTQDTPIYCNDIFKPLHQSEYKVKDKIKTVLTKGIAGIGKTVSVQKFILDWSEGKANQDVDLMFVLPFRELNLIKDHQYSLHRLLLDFHPDLQDLHSQIYEECKVVFIFDGLDESRMTLKFSDIERVSDVNESSSVDVLMSNLIRGDLLPSAHIWITSRPAATNQIPSEYISRLTEIQGFNESQKEEYFRKRISDEHQASRIISHIRRTRSLHIMCHIPVFCWISATVLQNLLNQDDGAEIPQTLTEMYIHFLLTQISMRNQKYDERDREKLLQSNRDMIVKLAELAFTQLMEGNVMFYEEDLIESGIDVRDASVYSGICTEIFKEESVVHQRKVYCFIHLSFQEFLAALYVFYCHVNNKSLKLFQKEGFLDKLLKSSVDESLQSENGHLDLFLRFLLGISLESNQRLLQDLLKQIEDSLETLKNITQYIKHKLKGQEPLSAERCINLFLCLLEIKDQTLYREIQEFVKSNNDSEYLLSLSHCSTIAYMLQISEEVLNEFDLRKYNTSDEGRRRLIPAVVNSRKALLSDCNLTGQCCKSLSSCLQSPNSLRELDLSHSYLQDSGVKMLSDGLKSPHCQLNILRLSGCMVTEEGCSFLASALSSNPSHLEVLDLSYNHPGQSLVKLLSDPNYRLEKLNMDHGGRIRIMTGPHKYACDLMLDLNTANTRLTLSEKNRKVTYVKDKQPYPDHPDRFDWCYQVLCKESLFGRCYWEAEWSGNAVNVSVTYKEINRKEYSDACWFGLNGKSWSLNWCKGRLAASHNNKSTAIPAPLHRSNRVGVYLDWSAGSLSFYSVSKTHTLTHLHTFNTTFTEPLYAGFTVYCGSSVSLCKIKQPSIYSN
- the si:zfos-364h11.1 gene encoding NACHT, LRR and PYD domains-containing protein 3 isoform X1 — translated: MSVCEKREKEEDVHIHKPASPEPSCVSIKSNRSILSPPEFSDGAVTSVPDAACTKSLYKDVQTHKTKSSDLSCVSIKSDRSILSPPEFSDEAVTSDPDAACKKSDFNDVQTHQAKSPEPSCVSIKSDRSILSPPEFSDLAVTSDPELKTEYLIRSVMPHQTLIRQSIKDQHKTCMKNKYERLFEGIKLEGNQTLLNRIYTQLYIIEGESEGVNEEHEVLQMEKTARTQDTPIYCNDIFKPLHQSEYKVKDKIKTVLTKGIAGIGKTVSVQKFILDWSEGKANQDVDLMFVLPFRELNLIKDHQYSLHRLLLDFHPDLQDLHSQIYEECKVVFIFDGLDESRMTLKFSDIERVSDVNESSSVDVLMSNLIRGDLLPSAHIWITSRPAATNQIPSEYISRLTEIQGFNESQKEEYFRKRISDEHQASRIISHIRRTRSLHIMCHIPVFCWISATVLQNLLNQDDGAEIPQTLTEMYIHFLLTQISMRNQKYDERDREKLLQSNRDMIVKLAELAFTQLMEGNVMFYEEDLIESGIDVRDASVYSGICTEIFKEESVVHQRKVYCFIHLSFQEFLAALYVFYCHVNNKSLKLFQKEGFLDKLLKSSVDESLQSENGHLDLFLRFLLGISLESNQRLLQDLLKQIEDSLETLKNITQYIKHKLKGQEPLSAERCINLFLCLLEIKDQTLYREIQEFVKSNNDSEYLLSLSHCSTIAYMLQISEEVLNEFDLRKYNTSDEGRRRLIPAVVNSRKALLSDCNLTGQCCKSLSSCLQSPNSLRELDLSHSYLQDSGVKMLSDGLKSPHCQLNILRLIACSLTGQCCESLSSCLQSSKSLMELDLSHNDLQDSGVKLLSDGLKSCQLNTLRLIACSLTDQCCERLSSCLQSSNSLMEMDLSQNDLQDSGVKLLSAGLKSPHCQLNILRLSGCMVTEEGCSFLASALSSNPSHLEVLDLSYNHPGQSLVKLLSDPNYRLEKLNMDHGGRIRIMTGPHKYACDLMLDLNTANTRLTLSEKNRKVTYVKDKQPYPDHPDRFDWCYQVLCKESLFGRCYWEAEWSGNAVNVSVTYKEINRKEYSDACWFGLNGKSWSLNWCKGRLAASHNNKSTAIPAPLHRSNRVGVYLDWSAGSLSFYSVSKTHTLTHLHTFNTTFTEPLYAGFTVYCGSSVSLCKIKQPSIYSN